Proteins from one Dysgonomonas sp. HDW5A genomic window:
- a CDS encoding acyltransferase family protein, with amino-acid sequence MIQQTTSNRLLSLDILRGITIAGMILVNNPGSWGSVYAPLQHAEWNGLTPTDLIFPFFMFIMGISTYISLRKFNFEYSKATVQKIIKRTVVIFLIGLGLAWFGLSFSTFRDLPEDGLGFFERLFQSITNFEHIRILGVMQRLAITYGITSLIAVFVKHKYIPYIIVVTLSAYFLLLLFGNGFKFSENNIISVVDRGILGVNHLYKDAGVVIDPEGLLSTIPATCHVLVGFLCGKILMEVKDNQVRITRLFIIGTILTFMGFLLNYGCPINKKIWSPTFVLATCGLASSFLALLIWIIDIKGYKKWSVFFESFGVNPLFIYVLAGVLSILTGNITFTYHGENISLHGFIYDQILQPYLGDYLSSLVFAMLFVTVTWFVGNILYKRKIYIKI; translated from the coding sequence ATGATTCAACAAACAACATCCAACCGACTACTTTCGCTTGACATATTACGAGGAATCACTATAGCAGGAATGATTCTGGTGAACAACCCCGGATCATGGGGATCAGTTTACGCTCCATTACAACATGCTGAATGGAACGGATTGACTCCTACCGACCTTATATTCCCGTTCTTCATGTTTATCATGGGAATCTCTACTTATATATCATTACGCAAGTTTAATTTTGAGTACAGCAAGGCAACTGTCCAAAAAATAATAAAACGCACCGTAGTCATCTTTCTTATCGGGTTGGGTTTAGCGTGGTTTGGTCTTTCTTTCAGCACCTTCAGAGATTTACCGGAAGATGGATTAGGCTTTTTCGAACGTCTATTCCAATCCATTACCAATTTCGAGCATATACGCATTCTAGGAGTCATGCAACGGCTGGCAATCACATATGGTATCACATCACTTATTGCAGTCTTTGTTAAACACAAATACATCCCTTACATAATTGTTGTCACTCTATCAGCTTATTTCTTACTATTACTTTTTGGCAATGGTTTTAAATTTAGCGAAAACAATATAATTTCAGTGGTAGACAGAGGAATATTGGGGGTAAACCATCTATATAAAGATGCAGGTGTAGTTATTGACCCCGAAGGGTTGCTAAGTACCATTCCGGCAACATGCCATGTATTAGTCGGATTTTTATGCGGAAAGATACTGATGGAGGTTAAGGATAATCAAGTACGAATTACCCGATTATTCATCATAGGCACAATACTTACTTTTATGGGCTTCCTTCTAAATTACGGATGTCCTATCAACAAGAAAATCTGGTCACCTACATTTGTATTGGCAACCTGTGGTCTGGCATCTAGTTTTCTTGCTCTTCTCATATGGATTATTGATATTAAAGGCTATAAGAAATGGAGTGTGTTCTTTGAATCATTCGGAGTAAACCCTTTATTTATATACGTTCTTGCAGGAGTTTTATCTATTTTAACAGGTAATATTACATTTACATATCACGGCGAAAATATCAGTTTACACGGATTTATATACGACCAGATTCTACAGCCATATCTGGGAGATTATTTAAGCTCATTGGTTTTCGCCATGTTATTTGTAACTGTTACCTGGTTTGTAGGAAACATATTATACAAAAGAAAAATCTATATCAAAATATGA
- a CDS encoding SpoIID/LytB domain-containing protein, whose protein sequence is MSTEPNVSVGILSSKTITFSFHSDYKHLEKEVKSENSVAYQDGKILWNGMLYEQLLFEPTKENASFVIKDVIIGINFHWERKEDQEFQGALKLIIEDDQITAINLIKIEDYLTSVISSEMSATASLELLKAHAVISRSWLLAQIQKNKEIIADKTDYSAFQETENEFIRWYDREDHIHFDVCADDHCQRYQGITRASSNIDTVKQAIAETRGQVLTSEDKICDARFSKCCGGAVEEFQNCWEDTKFSYLVKLRDDVNPNDLPDLTIEAESLKWIKTRPTAFCNTQDKKILSQVLNNYDQETMDFYRWKVTYTQEELSALILKRSSIDFGVIQELIPIQRGTSGRLIKLKIVGSKKTLIVGKELEIRRILSNSHLYSSAFYVEREGKQFTIIGAGWGHGVGLCQIGAAVMGEKGYSYDKILLHYYVGADIKHLY, encoded by the coding sequence ATGTCAACAGAACCCAATGTAAGTGTTGGTATTTTATCAAGTAAAACCATCACATTTAGCTTCCATTCTGATTACAAACATCTTGAAAAAGAAGTTAAGAGCGAAAACTCGGTAGCTTATCAAGATGGAAAGATACTTTGGAACGGGATGCTTTACGAACAATTATTATTTGAACCCACAAAAGAAAATGCATCCTTTGTAATAAAAGATGTAATCATCGGAATTAATTTTCATTGGGAACGAAAAGAAGATCAAGAATTTCAGGGAGCCTTAAAACTGATTATTGAAGACGACCAGATAACAGCTATAAACCTCATCAAAATTGAGGATTATCTGACCAGCGTAATTTCGTCTGAAATGAGTGCAACAGCATCTCTCGAATTATTAAAGGCACATGCTGTAATATCCCGCAGCTGGCTTCTGGCACAGATCCAAAAGAATAAAGAAATAATAGCCGATAAAACTGATTATTCGGCATTTCAAGAAACCGAAAATGAGTTTATCCGATGGTACGACCGCGAAGACCATATTCATTTTGATGTATGTGCAGACGATCATTGCCAACGCTATCAGGGTATAACCAGAGCATCATCCAATATCGACACTGTAAAACAGGCTATTGCTGAAACCCGGGGACAAGTACTAACCTCAGAGGATAAGATATGCGATGCTCGTTTTTCGAAGTGTTGCGGAGGAGCCGTGGAAGAGTTTCAGAACTGTTGGGAAGATACAAAATTCTCATACCTTGTAAAATTAAGAGATGATGTGAATCCAAACGATTTGCCTGACTTAACCATAGAAGCAGAATCTTTGAAATGGATAAAAACACGCCCTACAGCATTCTGTAATACTCAGGATAAAAAAATATTAAGTCAGGTTCTCAATAATTACGATCAGGAGACAATGGATTTTTACAGATGGAAAGTCACATATACTCAGGAAGAATTATCTGCTCTTATATTAAAACGCTCAAGTATAGACTTTGGAGTAATTCAAGAGCTTATTCCTATACAACGCGGAACTTCGGGCAGATTAATAAAACTGAAGATTGTAGGTTCTAAAAAGACTCTGATAGTAGGTAAAGAACTCGAAATACGCCGTATATTGTCAAACTCTCACCTCTATAGTTCGGCCTTTTATGTAGAGAGAGAAGGCAAACAGTTTACAATCATCGGAGCAGGTTGGGGACACGGTGTAGGCTTATGCCAAATAGGAGCGGCTGTAATGGGCGAAAAAGGGTATTCGTATGACAAAATATTATTGCATTATTATGTAGGTGCAGATATTAAGCATCTGTACTAA
- a CDS encoding DUF4251 domain-containing protein, which translates to MKKILGIISLFLIILFIGCKTKELSPEQQIKAQEYVDKIESRNFIFNANSAQPMSGRSINLNYNYYLKVSKDTVIANLPYYGRSYVAPINPRDISIDFTSTNFLYSENKKKDGAYEIKIVPKDITNRENEGISFLLKISPDGYATLNALPTNRQSISFYGTVE; encoded by the coding sequence ATGAAAAAGATATTAGGAATAATCAGCCTCTTTCTGATAATATTATTTATCGGATGTAAAACAAAAGAGTTAAGTCCTGAGCAACAAATCAAAGCACAGGAATATGTAGACAAGATCGAAAGCCGAAATTTCATATTCAATGCAAACAGTGCCCAACCGATGTCGGGAAGATCTATCAATTTAAACTACAACTATTATCTAAAAGTAAGCAAAGATACAGTCATTGCCAACCTTCCCTATTACGGACGTTCGTATGTTGCACCAATAAATCCAAGGGATATTAGTATCGATTTTACCAGTACAAATTTTCTTTATTCCGAAAACAAGAAGAAAGATGGGGCATATGAAATAAAGATAGTACCCAAAGATATCACGAACCGAGAAAATGAAGGTATTTCATTTTTGTTAAAAATCAGTCCTGATGGATACGCAACATTAAATGCATTGCCAACCAATAGACAAAGTATCTCTTTCTATGGTACAGTTGAGTGA
- a CDS encoding diacylglycerol kinase family protein codes for MSNKPHKKFSLEKRVESFKYALNGLKIVFIEEHNARIHLIVSLIVIACGFIFHISTVEWIIICFAIGLVISMEIINSAIENLSDFVSPEHHKLIKKVKDLSAAAVLVCTISSVVIGILIFLPKIAHLFGL; via the coding sequence ATGAGTAACAAGCCACATAAGAAATTCTCTTTAGAAAAAAGAGTTGAAAGCTTCAAATACGCTTTAAATGGATTAAAGATTGTATTCATAGAAGAGCATAATGCACGCATACATCTTATAGTATCACTTATTGTTATAGCATGCGGTTTTATATTCCATATTTCTACTGTGGAATGGATAATTATTTGCTTTGCAATAGGACTAGTCATCTCAATGGAGATTATTAACTCAGCCATTGAAAATCTTTCGGACTTTGTATCTCCAGAACATCACAAATTAATCAAAAAAGTGAAAGACCTTTCTGCTGCTGCAGTACTCGTTTGTACTATATCATCCGTAGTCATAGGCATTCTCATTTTTTTGCCTAAAATAGCTCATTTATTCGGCCTATAG
- a CDS encoding MFS transporter encodes MKDIHPNNQQTKLTKTTLWLMTIGAGLVVANNYYNQPLLGKIARELNISEASANNVAMVTQVGYAAGLFLLVPLGDMFRKRKIIIIDFILIIASLLAFAFSQNITTMIVSSFFIGLSSVVPQMFVPLAAQLSDPKEKGKNVGMVMTGLLIGILASRIFSGVLGEYLGWREVYYIAAGIIFILWVLIFFLLPDIKPTFTGSYWGLMKSIVHYIKAVPSLRLASIRGALALGSFLAFWTTLTFHLERPPFFAGSDIAGELGAVGIGGALAAAMVGRIADRVNKNTLITCAAILMILSWGVFGIWGFTYAGLIVGIFVLDVGLQSIHVSNQTIVFSTNPDATNRLNTVYMTSYFIGGSFGTFVGGKAWEHMGWNGVVLTGGIFVIVLLLVHLIFSRKMK; translated from the coding sequence ATGAAAGATATACACCCTAATAATCAACAAACAAAATTAACCAAAACTACACTCTGGCTCATGACAATAGGAGCAGGTTTGGTAGTTGCAAACAACTACTACAACCAACCCTTATTAGGAAAAATAGCCAGAGAGTTAAATATTTCAGAGGCTTCGGCAAATAATGTAGCCATGGTCACTCAAGTTGGATATGCAGCAGGATTATTTCTTCTCGTTCCATTAGGTGATATGTTCAGAAAAAGAAAAATCATAATTATAGATTTTATACTTATTATAGCATCACTTCTAGCTTTTGCTTTCAGCCAAAATATCACAACAATGATTGTTTCCAGCTTTTTTATCGGGTTAAGCTCTGTTGTCCCTCAAATGTTTGTCCCTTTAGCTGCACAACTATCAGACCCTAAAGAAAAAGGAAAAAACGTAGGAATGGTTATGACCGGATTATTAATCGGGATTCTGGCCTCACGAATATTTAGTGGGGTATTAGGTGAATACCTCGGATGGAGAGAAGTGTATTATATAGCAGCAGGAATTATATTCATTTTATGGGTATTAATATTCTTCTTACTTCCTGATATCAAACCTACTTTTACCGGAAGCTATTGGGGGCTCATGAAATCTATCGTTCACTATATAAAGGCTGTGCCTAGTTTGCGTTTAGCTTCAATAAGAGGAGCTTTAGCCTTGGGCTCTTTCTTAGCCTTCTGGACTACGCTTACCTTTCACCTCGAAAGACCTCCTTTTTTTGCAGGCAGTGATATTGCAGGAGAACTAGGAGCTGTGGGTATTGGGGGAGCTTTGGCTGCTGCCATGGTAGGACGGATCGCCGACCGCGTCAACAAAAACACATTAATTACTTGTGCCGCTATCTTAATGATATTATCATGGGGAGTTTTCGGCATTTGGGGATTTACCTATGCGGGTCTTATTGTCGGTATTTTCGTTCTGGATGTCGGACTGCAGTCAATACATGTCAGCAATCAGACTATCGTATTTTCAACTAATCCTGATGCTACAAACAGATTAAATACCGTTTATATGACCAGCTATTTCATAGGAGGATCATTCGGAACTTTTGTAGGAGGGAAAGCCTGGGAACATATGGGCTGGAATGGAGTGGTACTTACAGGCGGAATATTTGTTATAGTACTTTTGCTTGTACATTTAATATTTTCTCGTAAAATGAAATAA
- a CDS encoding site-specific integrase has translation MKSTFRVLFYLRKNEVNKSGNSSIMVRITVNGEQVQFSSKLQIKPELWDTKNGKAIGKSAAAMNTNRLLEAISAKANELYHKHLSEYGYVLPEKIKNIILGVDSDRRKMLLEHFAEHNEFYVLKIGKDTSQITANRYKLTMLRLQEFLKVEYNLSDIPVFELTPVFVEKFFLFLRNTHDCSNNTALKFIQRFRAVFYYIKNTGADIKINPFGSFKFRTTKVVREILTQEELDIIYKKEFLTERLGQVRDIFIFMCYTGLSYIDVAQLTEDNIKTAFDGHQWVMTKRQKTSVPSNIRLLEIPLAIIEKYRGQQVNGKLFPICSNQKMNEYLKEIGIICGINKVITCHIARHSFGTTVTLANGVPIETVSKMLGHTDIRTTQIYAKIVDQKLSTDMDSLAKNYKRRKYTNK, from the coding sequence ATGAAGTCAACTTTTCGTGTGTTGTTTTATCTCCGAAAAAATGAAGTGAACAAATCGGGTAATTCTTCGATTATGGTCCGGATTACTGTAAATGGGGAGCAAGTGCAATTCAGTTCCAAGTTACAAATCAAACCCGAACTCTGGGATACCAAGAATGGAAAAGCTATCGGCAAGAGTGCAGCAGCAATGAATACCAATCGCTTGTTAGAAGCTATCAGTGCAAAGGCAAATGAATTGTATCATAAGCACCTAAGCGAGTATGGATATGTCCTGCCTGAAAAAATAAAAAATATCATTCTCGGTGTTGACTCTGATAGAAGGAAGATGCTGTTGGAGCATTTTGCCGAACACAATGAGTTCTATGTATTAAAGATTGGCAAAGACACCTCTCAAATAACAGCGAATCGTTATAAGCTGACTATGCTTCGTTTGCAAGAATTTCTAAAGGTTGAATATAATCTTTCGGATATTCCTGTATTTGAATTAACCCCTGTGTTTGTGGAGAAGTTCTTTTTGTTTCTTAGGAATACCCATGATTGCAGTAATAATACCGCTTTGAAGTTTATTCAACGATTTCGGGCAGTTTTCTATTACATCAAGAATACAGGGGCAGATATTAAAATCAATCCTTTCGGTAGTTTTAAGTTCCGCACAACTAAAGTCGTTCGGGAAATACTTACCCAAGAAGAACTGGATATTATCTACAAGAAAGAGTTCTTAACCGAAAGATTAGGACAAGTAAGGGATATCTTTATTTTTATGTGCTATACCGGGCTTAGTTACATTGATGTAGCACAATTGACAGAAGATAATATCAAAACGGCTTTTGACGGACATCAATGGGTAATGACCAAACGCCAGAAGACAAGCGTACCCTCTAATATTCGTCTGCTTGAAATTCCATTAGCAATTATAGAGAAGTATAGAGGACAACAAGTCAATGGTAAATTATTTCCGATTTGTTCCAATCAAAAGATGAATGAATACTTGAAGGAAATCGGTATAATCTGTGGAATAAATAAGGTAATCACCTGCCATATAGCACGTCATAGCTTCGGGACGACCGTTACACTCGCCAATGGAGTACCTATTGAAACAGTATCGAAAATGCTCGGGCATACAGATATCCGGACTACTCAGATTTATGCCAAAATAGTCGATCAGAAGCTTAGCACAGATATGGATAGCTTGGCTAAAAACTACAAAAGACGGAAATACACTAATAAATAA
- the istB gene encoding IS21-like element helper ATPase IstB codes for MNNQTLEKLRQMRFLGMHDAFKTSLENTLKEQMTQDQFIFHLVSSEWDNRRNRAIKRATKLAAFRYTAFLEEIDYSFERGLDRNQVERLAGLDFIKDNKNIFITGPTGTGKSYLATALGNKACQDGYKVFYANTAKLMSSLKIAKVKGTILNEFKRIERVDLLILDDFAMQAFDSQSRGIMMDIIEDRHQKKSTMITSQVPVKDWYDAIGEKTVADAILDRLVHDSLRVELIGESIRKRKSKNENSYL; via the coding sequence ATGAACAATCAAACATTAGAGAAACTGCGTCAGATGCGTTTCTTAGGGATGCACGATGCTTTTAAAACTTCTTTAGAGAACACTTTAAAAGAGCAGATGACACAAGATCAATTTATCTTCCATTTGGTATCCAGTGAATGGGATAATCGTCGCAATCGTGCCATCAAAAGAGCAACCAAGCTGGCAGCGTTTCGGTACACTGCTTTCTTGGAAGAGATTGATTATAGCTTCGAAAGAGGCTTGGATCGTAATCAGGTAGAACGCTTGGCGGGCTTGGATTTTATCAAAGACAACAAGAATATCTTTATTACAGGACCCACCGGGACAGGAAAAAGCTATCTGGCTACTGCACTAGGAAACAAAGCCTGCCAAGATGGATATAAGGTCTTTTATGCCAATACCGCTAAATTGATGAGCAGCTTAAAGATAGCCAAAGTAAAAGGGACTATACTAAATGAATTTAAACGTATCGAAAGGGTGGATCTTCTAATCCTTGATGATTTTGCAATGCAAGCCTTTGACTCTCAGTCCAGAGGTATAATGATGGATATTATAGAGGATCGGCATCAGAAAAAATCAACAATGATAACCTCACAAGTACCTGTTAAAGATTGGTATGATGCCATAGGAGAAAAAACTGTAGCAGATGCCATACTCGATCGCCTGGTACATGACTCACTAAGAGTAGAATTAATTGGAGAATCAATCAGAAAAAGAAAATCGAAGAATGAAAATAGCTATCTATAA
- the istA gene encoding IS21 family transposase, translated as MTKLRTIIRLYEDHMGLKTIAVMARTSRNTVKKYIHKWNSLKISFDDFVSKSDTELHALFCITDAPGMPNPRRDTLESLLPSISKDLGRKGMTTMQQWQKYIKEHPDGYGLTQFRISVQRYRMINNPSMRMEHKAGDKMFVDYTGDKLWIYPHGESPREVDVFVAILGCSLLTYVEAVSGQSKEDFISACENSFYFYGGVPQAVVPDNLKAAVTKASRHESILNEEFERFAEHYGVTVFPARVRKPRDKAPVENAVKLTYKDIYTRTSHLHCPDLKSLNAAILSALDLHNNNLLTNRNYSRRSYFEEIEKESLGPLNPIRYQIKKHAMATVGKDGYIRLSEDIHYYSVPHTYIGKRLKLSYSADDVHIFDGYSLVASHTRSRLQFKHTTNTDHLHPKHKAVLEWSPEVFIKEAADIHEDVERYIRKVMEKKRYVDQANKSCSGILLLARKVGAARLTAACRLAESYDRYSYNEIQDILKTKSEFVEVPEETVDIPEHENIRGKDYYK; from the coding sequence ATGACCAAATTAAGAACGATTATCCGTTTGTATGAGGACCATATGGGTCTTAAAACTATTGCCGTAATGGCTCGCACCTCCCGCAATACTGTTAAGAAGTATATCCATAAATGGAACTCTTTAAAGATTAGTTTTGATGATTTTGTGTCTAAGAGTGATACGGAACTTCACGCGTTATTTTGTATTACAGATGCTCCCGGTATGCCTAACCCACGTCGGGATACACTGGAGTCTCTTCTTCCGAGCATCAGTAAGGACCTTGGTCGTAAAGGGATGACTACGATGCAGCAATGGCAAAAGTATATCAAAGAACACCCCGATGGGTATGGCTTAACTCAGTTTCGCATCTCAGTTCAACGTTATCGAATGATTAATAACCCCTCTATGCGTATGGAACATAAAGCAGGGGATAAAATGTTTGTAGATTATACAGGAGATAAGCTTTGGATTTATCCTCATGGTGAATCCCCTCGTGAGGTGGATGTATTTGTGGCAATCTTGGGTTGTAGCTTGTTGACTTATGTGGAAGCAGTATCAGGGCAGAGCAAAGAAGATTTTATCTCTGCCTGTGAGAACAGTTTTTATTTTTATGGAGGTGTTCCTCAAGCTGTTGTTCCTGACAATCTAAAAGCTGCTGTAACCAAAGCTTCTCGCCATGAATCTATCTTGAATGAAGAGTTTGAGCGTTTTGCTGAACATTATGGAGTCACAGTGTTCCCCGCTCGTGTTCGTAAACCCCGAGACAAAGCTCCTGTGGAGAATGCCGTTAAACTAACCTATAAGGATATTTACACTCGCACCAGTCATCTTCATTGCCCTGATCTAAAGAGTTTAAATGCAGCTATCCTGTCTGCTTTAGACCTGCATAACAATAATCTGTTGACTAATCGGAACTACTCTCGTCGTTCCTATTTTGAAGAGATTGAAAAAGAATCCTTAGGACCATTGAATCCAATCCGCTATCAGATTAAAAAACACGCGATGGCTACCGTAGGTAAAGATGGTTATATCCGCTTGAGTGAGGATATCCATTATTACAGTGTACCTCACACGTATATCGGTAAAAGGCTTAAGCTCTCTTACTCAGCGGATGATGTGCATATCTTTGACGGCTATAGCCTTGTGGCATCTCATACCCGCAGTCGTTTGCAGTTTAAGCATACCACCAATACAGATCATCTGCATCCCAAACATAAAGCCGTATTGGAATGGTCCCCTGAAGTATTTATCAAAGAAGCAGCCGACATCCATGAGGATGTGGAGCGTTACATCCGTAAAGTGATGGAAAAGAAACGCTATGTGGATCAGGCTAACAAGAGTTGTTCGGGTATCCTTTTATTGGCCAGGAAGGTCGGAGCGGCTCGTTTGACGGCAGCCTGCCGATTGGCTGAGAGTTATGACAGATACAGTTATAACGAGATCCAGGATATCCTTAAAACTAAATCTGAGTTTGTAGAAGTACCTGAAGAAACAGTGGATATACCCGAACATGAAAATATCAGAGGCAAAGATTATTATAAATAG
- a CDS encoding HEPN domain-containing protein, protein MKKSILHLPKRKQEDLYFLVREITKRLPQTEFIILYGSYATGKYVVYDERVEFGIPTSFMSDYDILVVTSGISDKKVGNLLDNIDDLYYKDPESQTPAQFINDDIKTLNRQLEEGRYFYTQLKQEGIVLYDSGRFKLARRRKLNFKEIQLQAQEYFNDKFKKANVFLETAKFTYTKDDDEFYKNTAFQLHQASENFYYAIRLAFTLRSNKQHNLSKLSASVKRHSDELAKVFPRDTPEEKRLFTLLKDAYVEARYNPKFLVTKEDIDALLPKVELLRDITKRICEAKIREYGEME, encoded by the coding sequence ATGAAGAAATCTATATTGCATCTGCCAAAACGTAAACAGGAGGATTTGTATTTTCTTGTGCGTGAGATTACGAAGCGTTTGCCTCAGACTGAATTTATTATCTTATACGGTAGTTATGCCACAGGTAAGTATGTGGTGTATGACGAGCGTGTGGAGTTCGGTATTCCTACTTCGTTTATGTCGGATTATGATATATTGGTGGTAACAAGTGGTATTTCGGATAAGAAGGTGGGAAACTTACTGGATAATATTGATGATTTGTATTATAAAGACCCTGAATCGCAAACGCCTGCACAGTTTATTAATGATGATATTAAAACGTTGAACAGGCAGCTGGAAGAGGGTCGGTATTTTTATACACAGTTAAAGCAAGAGGGGATTGTGTTGTATGATAGTGGCAGGTTTAAACTGGCACGAAGACGCAAACTTAATTTTAAGGAGATACAACTACAGGCGCAGGAGTATTTTAATGATAAGTTTAAGAAAGCTAATGTATTTTTAGAAACTGCTAAATTCACATACACTAAAGATGATGACGAGTTCTATAAAAACACTGCTTTTCAACTTCATCAAGCCAGTGAGAATTTTTATTATGCTATTCGCTTGGCTTTTACATTGAGAAGTAATAAACAACATAATCTCTCTAAACTTTCGGCATCGGTTAAACGGCATTCTGATGAATTGGCTAAGGTTTTTCCTCGTGATACGCCGGAGGAAAAGAGGCTGTTTACACTTTTAAAGGATGCTTATGTGGAGGCTCGCTATAACCCTAAGTTCTTGGTGACAAAAGAGGATATTGATGCTCTTTTACCTAAAGTGGAGTTGCTGAGGGATATTACTAAACGGATTTGTGAGGCGAAGATTAGGGAGTATGGGGAGATGGAATGA
- a CDS encoding helix-turn-helix domain-containing protein, translating into MNYQTYKPSEELSALVQCYWTLEVPAEYSSEKQRIVPDGCIEMAFILGGDIKRFTSETDFILQPRSMVLGQIIEPFYIQPTGYVNTFAIRFYPYGFANFVTIPIKNLANKETPIAELFEQSTADELEKKVIHATNTQQRIEIVETFLLNKLNEKNTIDNIVKSTIDALLATGGSSPINVILKEDLSKRRQLERKFLKQIGISPKQLGKVIRLQTALNMLLNQKTETFTQIAYESEYYDQNHFIKDFKEFTGTTPKEFLEDDTLILSSLFYGKG; encoded by the coding sequence ATGAACTATCAAACTTATAAACCAAGCGAAGAGCTATCTGCACTTGTTCAATGTTATTGGACATTGGAAGTTCCTGCCGAATATAGTTCCGAAAAACAAAGGATTGTTCCTGACGGTTGTATTGAAATGGCGTTTATTCTTGGGGGCGATATTAAGCGGTTTACTTCCGAAACAGATTTTATACTTCAACCCCGTTCAATGGTTCTCGGACAAATAATAGAACCTTTTTACATTCAACCAACAGGATATGTAAATACCTTTGCAATTCGGTTCTATCCTTATGGTTTCGCAAATTTTGTAACTATACCAATCAAAAATTTAGCAAACAAAGAAACGCCAATCGCTGAACTTTTTGAGCAATCAACAGCCGATGAATTGGAAAAAAAAGTCATTCACGCAACCAATACACAGCAACGAATTGAGATTGTTGAAACTTTTCTATTAAACAAACTCAACGAAAAAAACACGATTGACAATATTGTAAAATCTACTATTGACGCACTTCTTGCAACAGGTGGAAGTTCGCCAATCAATGTTATTCTCAAAGAAGATTTATCAAAACGCAGACAGCTTGAAAGAAAATTTTTAAAGCAAATCGGCATTAGCCCAAAGCAATTAGGTAAGGTTATCCGGCTACAAACCGCCTTAAATATGTTGCTTAACCAAAAAACGGAAACGTTTACCCAAATCGCATACGAAAGCGAGTATTACGACCAAAATCATTTCATCAAGGACTTTAAGGAATTTACAGGAACAACCCCAAAAGAGTTTTTAGAAGATGATACGTTGATACTTTCCTCCCTTTTCTATGGGAAAGGCTAA
- a CDS encoding VOC family protein translates to MITFFAIGFSACNNTTTGQDNLNKTQKTDKMNNLISIVEIPTADFSRAVKFYQSILNVSIEEIDMDGTQMGVLPNEEGTVNLCLVKGNDYKPTTDGTVVYLNAGNDLQPMLDKVEQNGGQVIVPKTEISPEIGFFALFIDTEGNKLGLHSIN, encoded by the coding sequence ATGATAACGTTTTTTGCAATCGGATTTTCGGCTTGCAATAACACAACGACCGGGCAAGACAATTTAAACAAAACTCAAAAAACAGATAAGATGAATAATTTAATTTCAATAGTAGAAATCCCAACAGCCGACTTTTCAAGAGCGGTGAAATTTTATCAATCAATTTTAAATGTAAGCATTGAAGAAATTGATATGGACGGAACTCAAATGGGCGTTTTGCCAAACGAAGAAGGAACGGTAAACTTATGTTTGGTAAAAGGAAACGATTATAAACCGACAACAGACGGTACAGTCGTCTATCTAAATGCAGGTAATGACTTGCAACCAATGCTGGACAAAGTAGAACAGAATGGCGGACAAGTAATCGTGCCGAAAACTGAAATCAGTCCTGAAATAGGTTTCTTCGCACTGTTCATTGACACCGAAGGAAATAAATTAGGATTGCATTCGATCAACTAA
- a CDS encoding helix-turn-helix domain-containing protein: MDLITKKNKSVTAFLAVLDELLGAIENVMDNHKPSLNGEHYLTDHELSRKLKISRRALQDYRNQGKIPFIHMGGKILYRESDIVKMLEENYCKAWQ; encoded by the coding sequence ATGGATCTGATTACTAAAAAGAACAAAAGCGTAACCGCTTTCCTTGCAGTTCTGGATGAATTGCTGGGAGCAATAGAGAATGTGATGGATAATCATAAGCCGTCTTTGAACGGAGAACACTATCTCACAGATCACGAACTATCAAGAAAGTTGAAAATAAGCCGCAGGGCTTTACAGGATTACCGCAATCAGGGCAAGATACCTTTTATCCACATGGGCGGCAAAATCCTTTACAGGGAAAGCGATATCGTAAAGATGCTGGAAGAGAACTATTGCAAGGCTTGGCAGTAA